From one Triticum urartu cultivar G1812 chromosome 3, Tu2.1, whole genome shotgun sequence genomic stretch:
- the LOC125546478 gene encoding probable ubiquitin-conjugating enzyme E2 23 produces MDVVPAAESPNLYFLDLVSSGPMLIDRGLVLPDGEVDNHYLPVDKFELLRIDDSVVYKNIGDIKVVDRSHLYPGQLVGSASDMGGQIGVITGVNTMLNLAKLDNKGLPIKVIRGVPPSSLRRIRSLNLGDFVVSGPWLGRVVEVSIDIDVLFDDGAVCRGQSVGGPDACSIFKAARWLNGYWHPQRDLGTIMTLETSGVLVYWVASMHCGTDKELLEASAPPAYQNPDDLTFFCASYDCCWGLADRCFFLETSSNEGGAACSPDQHHDDDDDDGEEEEYNACSEDNQEECEASTSQVVPPTKQKDARFYRKQLRKFVFEGHRRAQRSQVMRHVEVEFPMLVANTCTTVDVLWQDGTRQQGRPSATIVPFGIWNEQEFFPGQHVVANLPVNATVDAIDDMTTISVNNGIAAPGTRPAERVGIVKSMQYEDQTVCVSWFKTPGHPDEAREVECDDTVSAYDLRLDSNHSAYYGDIVIRILPSVSTDDGKSAPLLQGNKKKNAVPANLSWVGRVVELSNGHVQVKWGDGSMSTVWPHEIVVVNDENYMELWLEMGDWVEDDGIDDAPEEPVAANTDIDLQNLDNGVESVSTTMSRTRLFGSSFRSLLQLTSDMVARGKGYLMNWRSSLSSLPSSELPAPANDDSIGGAAVGTSDAAVDVTSHGTCCSDESFCFPRFDVLQISPLDHHYLDTTDQEMQGTSRAKSWAKAVQKEWKILENDLPETIYVRAFEDRMDLLRVVMVGASGTPYHDGLFFFDLQLPPSYPDAPPQVYYHSFGLRLNPNLYESGTVCLSLLNTFGGEGTEVWSSTASSLLQVVVSIQGLVLNDKPYYNETGYETMVDKPEGLRNALPYSENAYLLTLRTMLHLLRRPPQGFEEFIKEHFRHRGRFVLRTCNAWLQGNIVDNAHATEVSRKQPCSAGLRLALTNVVPSLMAAFTEIRADGCEEYRSCESNCHVLSATH; encoded by the exons ATGGACGTCGTCCCCGCGGCGGAATCTCCCAATCTTTACTTTCTCGACCTCGTGAGTTCCGGCCCCATGCTCATCGACCGAGGTCTCGTTCTCCCGGACGGCGAGGTGGACAACCACTATCTCCCCGTCGACAAGTTCGAGCTCCTGCGCATCGATGACAGTGTTGTGTACAAGAACATCGGCGACATCAAGGTGGTCGACAGGAGCCACCTGTACCCCGGACAGTTGGTCGGATCGGCCTCCGACATGGGCGGCCAAATCGGCGTCATCACCGGCGTCAACACCATGCTCAACCTGGCCAAGCTCGACAACAAAGGCCTGCCAATCAAGGTCATCAGGGGAGTGCCCCCATCTAGCCTGCGGCGCATCAGGAGCCTCAACCTTGGCGACTTTGTCGTGTCCGGGCCGTGGCTCGGCCGCGTCGTGGAGGTGTCGATCGACATCGATGTATTGTTCGATGACGGAGCCGTCTGCAGG GGGCAGTCCGTCGGCGGGCCGGACGCTTGTTCAATCTTCAAGGCGGCACGGTGGCTTAATGGCTATTGGCATCCTCAACGAGACCTAGGAACCATCATGACGCTGGAGACCTCTGGCGTCCTCGTCTACTGGGTTGCATCAATGCATTGTGGCACCGACAAGGAGCTACTGGAGGCATCCGCTCCTCCGGCCTACCAGAACCCAGACGATCTAACATTTTTCTGCGCCTCGTACGATTGCTGCTGGGGGCTTGCTGACCGCTGTTTTTTCCTTGAAACTAGTTCCAACGAAGGGGGTGCAGCTTGCTCTCCTGATCAAcatcatgatgatgatgatgatgatggggAGGAGGAGGAATATAATGCATGCTCAGAGGACAATCAAGAAGAGTGTGAAGCATCAACCTCTCAGGTGGTACCTCCCACGAAGCAGAAAGATGCGAGGTTTTATCGGAAGCAGCTAAGGAAGTTTGTCTTTGAGGGCCATAGACGGGCACAACGGTCACAAGTCATGAGACATGTGGAGGTGGAGTTTCCCATGCTCGTCGCCAACACGTGCACCACCGTAGACGTGCTGTGGCAAGACGGCACACGGCAACAAGGCAGGCCTTCAGCGACCATCGTCCCCTTTGGGATCTGGAATGAGCAAGAGTTCTTTCCCGGGCAACACGTTGTCGCCAACCTTCCTGTTAATGCCACCGTTGACGCTATTGATGACATGACAACTATTAGTGTCAACAACGGCATTGCCGCACCTGGAACTAGACCAGCGGAGCGTGTGGGCATCGTCAAGAGCATGCAATACGAGGACCAGACGGTTTGTGTATCATGGTTCAAGACGCCAGGGCATCCTGATGAGGCTAGGGAGGTTGAGTGCGATGATACCGTCAGTGCTTATGACCTAAGATTGGACTCTAACCACTCTGCTTACTATGGTGATATTGTCATTCGTATCCTACCATCAGTATCAACAGATGACGGCAAAAGTGCACCCTTGTTACAGGGAAACAAGAAGAAAAATGCCGTTCCCGCCAATCTTTCATGGGTGGGGCGGGTAGTTGAACTTTCTAATGGGCACGTCCAAGTCAAGTGGGGTGATGGTAGCATGTCAACG GTATGGCCCCATGAGATCGTTGTCGTCAATGACGAGAACTACATGGAGCTATGGCTTGAAATGGGCGACTGGGTAGAGGACGATGGCATTGATGACGCACCCGAAGAACCGGTTGCTGCCAACACG GACATTGATCTTCAGAATCTAGATAACGGTGTCGAAAGCGTCAGCACGACAATGTCAAGGACAAGACTTTTTGGTTCTTCATTCCGGTCTTTGCTCCAATTGACCAGCGACATGGTGGCTCGAGGTAAAGGATACTTGATGAACTGGCGATCATCGTTGTCGTCGTTGCCAAGCTCAGAGTTACCCGCGCCCGCAAACGATGATAGTATCGGTGGTGCTGCAGTGGGGACCAGCGATGCTGCTGTAGATGTGACCAGCCATGGTACCTGTTGCTCCGATGAATCGTTCTGCTTTCCACGTTTCGATGTACTGCAGATCAGCCCTCTGGATCACCACTACCTTGACACTACGGACCAG GAAATGCAGGGCACTAGTCGTGCGAAGAGTTGGGCTAAAGCAGTGCAAAAGGAATGGAAAATTCTGGAGAACGACTTACCAG AAACCATCTACGTGCGAGCGTTCGAGGACCGCATGGATCTGCTCCGGGTGGTGATGGTGGGCGCGAGCGGGACACCGTACCATGACGGCCTCTTCTTCTTCGATCTGCAGCTACCTCCTTCGTACCCAGATGCCCCACCGCAAGTGTATTACCACTCCTTCGGCCTACGCCTCAATCCAAACCTCTACGAGTCTGGTACAGTGTGCCTCAGCCTGCTAAACACATTCGGTGGCGAGGGCACCGAGGTCTGGTCCTCGACGGCGTCAAGCCTCCTCCAAGTCGTTGTCTCCATCCAGGGCCTTGTCCTCAATGACAAACCATACTACAATGAGACTGGCTATGAGACAATGGTCGACAAACCGGAGGGCCTCCGCAATGCGCTGCCCTACAGCGAGAATGCTTATCTGCTCACCCTCCGGACCATGCTACACCTTTTACGTCGGCCACCTCAGGGATTTGAGGAATTCATTAAGGAACACTTCCGCCATAGGGGAAGGTTTGTGCTCAGGACATGCAATGCGTGGCTGCAGGGAAATATTGTCGACAATGCTCATGCCACTGAAGTGAGTAGGAAGCAGCCGTGCTCGGCTGGGTTAAGGCTTGCACTCACCAACGTGGTGCCAAGCCTCATGGCGGCCTTCACAGAGATCCGAGCCGACGGGTGCGAAGAGTACCGTAGCTGTGAATCAAATTGCCATGTGCTCTCAGCAACTCACTAG